One Candidatus Devosia phytovorans genomic window carries:
- a CDS encoding flagellar basal body P-ring protein FlgI encodes MTMALLPIAEANAAAARIKDIVDFEGIRENQLVGYGLVVGLNGTGDSLNNSPFTRQSLQSMLERLGVNTAGENVRTANVAAVMVTANLPPFGVQGSRIDVSVAAMGDSDSLQGGTLLVTPLLGADGEVYAIAQGPVNINGFKAEGDAASIISGVPTTGRISSGALIEREIEFHLGAQTSLRLALRNPDLTTSRRIALAVNDFIGAPTATPEDPATVRVTLPPGFNGNIVDLLTDIEQLMIETDQPAKIVIDENSGIIVMGKDVRVSSVAVAQSNLTVTIAEDPTIVQPAPLSNGVTAAEANTTLNANLSETALAVVKETVTLQELVDGLNALGISPRDLISILQAIKATGALQAEIEVL; translated from the coding sequence ATGACCATGGCGCTGCTGCCGATTGCGGAAGCCAATGCCGCTGCCGCGCGCATCAAGGACATCGTCGACTTCGAAGGTATCCGCGAGAACCAGCTGGTGGGCTATGGCTTGGTGGTCGGTCTCAATGGCACGGGCGATAGTCTCAACAATTCTCCTTTCACCCGCCAGTCGCTGCAGTCGATGCTGGAACGCCTTGGCGTCAACACCGCCGGCGAGAATGTCCGCACGGCAAATGTTGCCGCCGTCATGGTCACCGCCAACTTGCCGCCCTTCGGCGTACAGGGTTCGCGCATCGACGTTTCGGTGGCCGCCATGGGCGACAGCGATAGTCTCCAGGGCGGCACGCTGCTGGTCACTCCCTTGCTCGGCGCCGATGGCGAAGTCTATGCCATTGCCCAGGGCCCAGTGAATATCAACGGCTTCAAGGCCGAGGGCGACGCAGCCAGCATCATCTCGGGCGTGCCGACCACCGGCCGCATTTCCTCGGGCGCGCTGATCGAGCGCGAGATCGAATTCCATCTGGGCGCACAGACCTCGCTGCGCCTTGCCCTGCGCAATCCCGACCTCACCACCTCGCGCCGCATCGCTCTGGCCGTCAACGACTTCATCGGCGCCCCGACCGCGACGCCGGAAGACCCGGCAACTGTGCGCGTCACCCTGCCCCCGGGCTTTAATGGCAATATCGTCGACCTGCTGACCGACATCGAACAGTTGATGATCGAAACCGACCAGCCGGCCAAGATCGTCATCGACGAAAACTCCGGCATCATCGTCATGGGCAAGGATGTGCGCGTCTCGAGCGTTGCCGTCGCCCAGTCCAACCTGACGGTCACCATTGCCGAGGATCCGACCATCGTGCAACCGGCGCCGCTCAGCAATGGCGTGACCGCCGCAGAGGCAAACACCACACTCAATGCCAATCTCTCAGAGACCGCCCTCGCCGTGGTCAAGGAGACGGTGACTCTTCAGGAACTGGTCGATGGCCTCAACGCCCTAGGCATCTCGCCGCGTGACCTGATCTCCATCCTCCAGGCGATCAAGGCCACCGGCGCCCTCCAGGCCGAGATCGAGGTGCTGTGA
- a CDS encoding flagellar assembly protein FliX has protein sequence MRIDTTNRTSGTGRSSAAGRSGSGADFVPAGGAAPSRVATAMPMQAMTGIDSILALQAVDEPLTAKKKAVKRGVSLLDMLEDMRADLLIGQVSVSRLDGMATMLSQLRETSVPGLDSLLDDIELRVRVELAKFGRFPAI, from the coding sequence TTGCGCATCGACACCACAAATCGCACTTCTGGCACCGGCCGCAGTTCTGCTGCGGGTCGCTCCGGCTCGGGCGCAGATTTCGTGCCGGCCGGTGGCGCAGCTCCGTCCAGGGTTGCGACGGCCATGCCGATGCAGGCGATGACCGGCATTGACTCCATCCTGGCGCTGCAGGCGGTCGACGAGCCGCTCACTGCCAAGAAGAAGGCGGTCAAGCGCGGCGTGAGCCTGCTCGACATGTTGGAAGACATGCGCGCCGATCTGCTGATCGGACAGGTCAGCGTTAGCCGGCTTGATGGCATGGCGACGATGCTTTCCCAGTTGCGGGAAACGTCGGTTCCCGGTCTCGACAGCTTGCTCGATGACATCGAACTGCGCGTTCGAGTTGAACTGGCCAAGTTCGGGCGTTTTCCGGCCATCTGA
- the dksA gene encoding RNA polymerase-binding protein DksA — translation MSSVAEVIEYRPSDDEPFMNPRQREYFRGKLNAWKDDILRESRETLENLQEESQNHPDMADRASSESDRSLELRTRDRQRKLISKIDAALKRIDDGTYGYCEETGDPIGLARLDARPIATLSLEAQEMHERREKVYRDE, via the coding sequence ATGTCTTCGGTTGCAGAAGTGATTGAATACCGGCCCAGTGACGACGAGCCGTTCATGAATCCGCGGCAGCGGGAATATTTCCGGGGCAAGCTCAACGCGTGGAAGGATGACATCCTCCGTGAGAGCCGCGAGACCCTCGAGAACCTTCAGGAAGAAAGCCAGAACCATCCGGACATGGCCGATCGCGCCAGCTCGGAAAGCGATCGGTCGCTGGAACTGCGCACGCGGGATCGTCAGCGCAAGCTGATTTCCAAGATCGACGCAGCCCTGAAGCGGATCGATGACGGGACCTACGGCTATTGCGAGGAGACCGGCGATCCGATCGGCCTGGCGCGACTCGATGCCCGCCCGATCGCCACGCTGAGCCTCGAGGCGCAGGAAATGCACGAGCGCCGCGAAAAGGTATACCGGGACGAATAG
- a CDS encoding alpha-2-macroglobulin family protein has protein sequence MKLVVAMLRRVGLALVLAAGVTSAMAQDHKITLLENTDLPGADYSILKDSDLDACTAACVEDNICRAFTFNPQANWCFLKGAAGEEAQFDGATSGRVSRAPSAAVIDATRQAELPFPAQDIIDSAKRFVTDLPLTDAPPPKVTYAGLVESADEAMAEDNVVSAMVAWRQALAINPNDRAVWQALAQAALSRAEVVQGQSEGDNSYDLALTAQSSAMNAFLRSTERADRADALAALANALEFREMWRESIATYRLSLDLAPNDYVEDHLAEVVAQHGFRITEHVVDADAASPRICAVFSDPLPLGSNDISAFVVVADTPQASVEAEQQQICVEGLAHGSRYDIRFRAGLKSADGESLSKDVVLDVYVPDRAPFVGFANNAYVMPAGLGGGLPITSVNAETADVMIYRIGDRSIATAVRDGIFQGNLSQYGAEDIADRVGEEVWTGEVDLARGDANALTTTAVPVADAIGQLQPGAYVITARISESDDEYWSDLATQWFIVTDLGLTTIEGDDGVHVFVRSLTDAQPIADTTVRLVAKNNEILGEAVTDADGRAVFAPGLARGTGGRAPQLLVAETDDGDYAFLDLSRPAFDLTDRGVEGRPSPGPLDVFATTERGVYRPGETVYLTAMLRDERANAVKGLKLTLEVERPDGVVATRQVLDDEGAGGYFAALPMVSEAMRGSWTARLYADPKAEALSSTSFLVEDFEPERLAFEVSAAEGPIETGVATEVDVAAKYLYGATAPGLAVEADAIVRPSSSLADFPGYSFGRLDDSVETTREPLGVVGTTDDAGNAVAEVVVPEPYVTTRPLEAQLLLRLVDSNGRSIERSISRPVLASTDRLGIKPVFADAMGLSEGSEAQFDIVAVSPEGEAVAKSGIDWTISRVETNYQWYRSGSTWQWEGITTTREVATGTAETPEGGPVQIGANVDWGLYRVEVSSGDTSSSYEFYAGYYYADAGSDTPDTLQVALDKPAYKVGDTANLKLDPQFAGTALVMVIDNRVIAMQAVDVPEGGTTVPLEVTEEWGPGAYVTAVLYRPSDAGEKRMPSRALGLAFADVDPGDRQLDVNMDLPKETLPRQSFTTTVKLGNVAAGEKAYVAVAAVDLGILNLTNFKVPDPDSWYFGQRQLGMDIRDLYGSLIDPTQGMAGAMRSGGDGGSSRTGTPPATSVLVALHSGIVEVDADGEATVTFDMPDFSGTVRVMTMAWTESAVGHASADVIVRDPVVVTLSPPRFLRVGDESRLLVEINNVAGAAGSYGITLNTGEGIATPEESGDVELGEGDRTTLNLALNGMQIGDWPVVLTIRAPDGTEQKKELLLGVRPISAPVTTARLLPIKAGESVTVGGEFFESYIANTGQMTLAIGPLARLDVPGLLLSLDRYPYGCAEQTSSRALPLLYLNDVAKMIGLGGDEELNDTVTKAIATTLSKQTSGGGFGLWGPFDGGDLWLDGFVTDFLLRAKAAGYTVPEQAMTMALDNLSNQLSYASDFDNGGEDVAYALYDLARAGRVSMGDLRYYHEARLSAFGSPLAQAQLGAALSLYGDPGRAKSAFEAAVAGLSEPEKRNRSDYGTKLRDTAGVLALAAEFKPDGVNLTALTTQLAKLRDRKTYTSTQEDSWTLLAAAALGQASTDGSITLNGEALSGQVYQSYEQTDFAPVEIANTGASDTEAKVTVSGYPSVAPDETSNGFTLIREFFKPDGTPVDIEIDPIAQNDRFVVVLTVRPGQMGSGQYVVADPLPAGFEIENPDLSAGGGVADFSWLQLDSANHVESRTDQYVAAFRYYSDEGSFQTAYLVRAVTPGTFVLPGTTVEDMYRPEYRANTAAGTIVVSSTGP, from the coding sequence ATGAAGCTGGTGGTCGCGATGCTGCGCCGGGTGGGTCTGGCGCTGGTTCTTGCTGCGGGCGTGACAAGCGCCATGGCGCAGGATCACAAGATCACCCTGCTGGAAAATACCGACCTTCCTGGCGCCGATTATTCCATCCTCAAAGATAGTGACCTCGACGCCTGCACGGCCGCCTGTGTCGAAGACAATATCTGCCGCGCCTTCACCTTCAATCCTCAGGCCAACTGGTGTTTCCTCAAGGGTGCGGCCGGAGAGGAGGCGCAGTTCGATGGCGCAACATCCGGCCGCGTGAGCCGCGCGCCGTCCGCCGCTGTGATCGACGCCACGCGTCAGGCCGAGCTGCCTTTCCCGGCGCAAGACATCATCGATTCCGCCAAGCGCTTCGTTACCGATCTGCCGCTGACCGATGCGCCGCCGCCCAAGGTGACCTATGCGGGTCTGGTCGAATCGGCCGACGAGGCCATGGCCGAGGACAATGTCGTCTCCGCCATGGTCGCCTGGCGCCAGGCGCTGGCCATCAATCCCAATGATCGTGCCGTCTGGCAGGCGCTGGCCCAGGCTGCGCTCAGCCGCGCCGAAGTGGTGCAGGGGCAGTCCGAAGGCGACAATAGCTATGATCTCGCCCTGACCGCACAATCGTCGGCGATGAATGCCTTCCTGCGCTCCACCGAGCGCGCTGACCGTGCCGATGCTTTGGCGGCGCTGGCCAATGCGCTGGAATTCCGCGAGATGTGGCGCGAGTCGATCGCGACCTACCGGCTCAGCCTTGATCTGGCGCCCAATGACTATGTCGAAGACCATCTGGCAGAGGTCGTCGCCCAGCATGGCTTCCGCATCACCGAACATGTGGTGGACGCCGATGCGGCTTCGCCGCGCATCTGCGCTGTCTTCTCCGATCCGCTGCCGCTGGGCAGCAATGATATTTCCGCCTTCGTGGTGGTGGCCGATACGCCGCAGGCCTCGGTCGAGGCTGAGCAGCAGCAGATTTGCGTGGAAGGCCTGGCCCACGGCAGCCGCTATGACATCCGCTTCCGCGCCGGCCTCAAGTCCGCCGATGGCGAAAGCCTTTCCAAGGATGTGGTGCTCGACGTCTATGTGCCTGATCGCGCGCCCTTCGTCGGCTTTGCCAACAATGCCTATGTCATGCCAGCCGGTCTCGGCGGCGGGCTGCCGATCACTTCAGTCAATGCCGAAACCGCCGATGTCATGATCTATCGCATTGGTGACCGGTCGATTGCGACCGCCGTGCGCGATGGCATTTTCCAGGGCAATCTTTCCCAGTATGGCGCCGAAGACATTGCCGACCGCGTCGGCGAAGAGGTGTGGACCGGCGAAGTGGATCTGGCCCGTGGCGATGCCAATGCGCTGACCACGACCGCCGTCCCGGTGGCTGACGCCATCGGCCAGTTGCAGCCGGGTGCCTATGTCATCACCGCCCGCATTTCCGAGAGCGACGATGAATATTGGTCTGATCTCGCCACCCAATGGTTCATCGTCACCGATCTGGGCCTGACCACCATTGAGGGCGACGATGGCGTGCATGTCTTCGTGCGCAGCCTGACCGATGCGCAGCCGATTGCCGATACGACCGTGCGCCTCGTTGCCAAGAACAATGAAATCCTCGGCGAAGCCGTGACCGATGCCGATGGCCGTGCCGTGTTTGCGCCGGGTCTGGCGCGCGGTACCGGGGGCAGGGCGCCGCAATTGCTGGTCGCTGAGACCGATGATGGCGACTATGCCTTTCTCGATCTATCCCGTCCCGCCTTTGATCTGACCGATCGCGGCGTCGAGGGTCGCCCGTCGCCGGGACCGCTCGATGTGTTTGCCACCACCGAACGCGGTGTCTATCGCCCGGGCGAGACGGTCTATCTCACCGCCATGCTGCGCGACGAGCGCGCCAATGCGGTCAAGGGGCTGAAACTCACCCTTGAAGTCGAACGCCCGGATGGCGTGGTCGCCACCCGACAGGTGCTGGATGACGAAGGCGCCGGCGGCTATTTCGCCGCCCTGCCCATGGTCAGCGAGGCCATGCGCGGCTCCTGGACGGCGCGGCTTTATGCCGATCCCAAGGCCGAGGCCCTGTCGAGCACGAGTTTCCTCGTGGAAGATTTCGAGCCCGAGCGCCTGGCCTTCGAGGTCAGTGCCGCCGAAGGTCCGATCGAGACCGGTGTCGCGACCGAAGTCGATGTCGCGGCGAAATATCTCTATGGCGCCACAGCGCCGGGCCTTGCCGTGGAGGCCGATGCCATCGTCCGTCCCTCGTCCAGCCTTGCCGATTTCCCCGGCTACAGCTTCGGCCGGCTGGATGACTCCGTCGAAACCACCCGCGAGCCTTTGGGCGTCGTCGGCACGACCGATGACGCGGGCAATGCCGTGGCCGAAGTCGTGGTGCCCGAGCCCTATGTGACGACCAGGCCGCTCGAGGCGCAGCTGCTGCTGCGTCTCGTCGACAGCAACGGCCGCAGCATCGAGCGCAGCATCAGCCGTCCGGTCCTGGCCAGCACCGACCGCCTCGGCATCAAGCCGGTGTTTGCCGATGCCATGGGCCTCAGCGAAGGCAGCGAGGCGCAGTTCGATATCGTCGCCGTCTCGCCCGAGGGCGAAGCCGTGGCCAAGTCCGGCATCGACTGGACCATTTCCCGCGTCGAGACCAATTACCAGTGGTATCGCAGCGGCTCGACCTGGCAGTGGGAAGGCATCACCACCACCCGCGAAGTGGCGACCGGTACGGCGGAAACGCCCGAGGGTGGTCCAGTCCAGATCGGCGCCAATGTTGATTGGGGCCTGTATCGCGTCGAGGTGTCGAGCGGCGACACCTCATCGAGCTATGAATTCTATGCCGGCTATTATTATGCCGATGCCGGATCGGACACGCCCGATACATTGCAGGTTGCGCTGGACAAGCCGGCCTACAAGGTCGGTGACACCGCCAATCTCAAGCTCGATCCGCAGTTTGCTGGCACGGCGCTGGTCATGGTGATCGACAATCGCGTCATCGCCATGCAGGCGGTGGACGTGCCCGAAGGCGGCACCACCGTGCCGCTGGAGGTGACCGAGGAATGGGGCCCCGGCGCCTATGTGACGGCGGTGCTCTATCGACCATCCGATGCCGGCGAAAAGCGCATGCCGTCGCGGGCACTTGGCCTGGCCTTTGCCGATGTCGATCCGGGCGATCGCCAGCTCGATGTGAACATGGATCTGCCCAAGGAGACGCTGCCGCGCCAGAGCTTTACCACCACGGTCAAGCTGGGCAATGTCGCTGCCGGCGAAAAGGCCTATGTGGCCGTCGCCGCGGTTGACCTTGGCATTCTCAATCTCACCAATTTCAAGGTGCCGGATCCGGACAGCTGGTATTTTGGCCAGCGTCAGCTCGGCATGGATATCCGCGATCTTTATGGCTCGCTGATCGATCCGACCCAGGGCATGGCCGGCGCCATGCGCTCGGGCGGCGATGGCGGAAGCTCGCGCACCGGCACGCCACCGGCGACCTCGGTGCTGGTCGCGCTCCATTCCGGCATTGTCGAAGTGGATGCGGACGGTGAGGCCACGGTCACCTTCGACATGCCCGATTTCTCCGGCACGGTCCGCGTCATGACCATGGCCTGGACGGAGTCTGCCGTGGGCCATGCCTCGGCCGACGTGATCGTGCGCGATCCGGTCGTGGTCACGCTCAGCCCGCCGCGCTTCCTGCGTGTGGGTGACGAGTCGCGGCTGCTGGTCGAGATCAACAATGTCGCCGGCGCTGCCGGCAGCTATGGCATCACGCTCAATACCGGCGAGGGCATTGCGACGCCCGAGGAGAGCGGCGATGTCGAGCTGGGCGAGGGCGATCGAACCACGCTCAATCTGGCGCTCAATGGCATGCAGATCGGCGACTGGCCGGTGGTGCTGACCATCCGGGCACCCGATGGCACCGAACAGAAGAAGGAACTGCTGCTCGGCGTCCGGCCGATCAGCGCGCCCGTCACCACGGCGCGCCTGCTGCCGATCAAGGCCGGCGAAAGCGTCACCGTTGGCGGTGAGTTCTTCGAGAGCTACATAGCCAATACCGGCCAGATGACCCTGGCCATTGGTCCGCTGGCGCGGCTCGACGTGCCGGGGCTGCTGCTCTCGCTCGATCGCTACCCTTATGGTTGTGCCGAGCAGACCTCCAGCCGTGCCCTGCCGCTGCTCTATCTCAACGACGTGGCCAAGATGATTGGCCTCGGCGGGGACGAAGAGCTCAACGACACGGTGACCAAGGCCATTGCCACGACCTTGTCCAAGCAGACTTCGGGTGGCGGTTTCGGTCTCTGGGGACCGTTCGATGGCGGCGATCTGTGGCTCGACGGCTTCGTCACCGACTTCCTGCTGCGCGCCAAGGCAGCCGGCTACACGGTGCCCGAACAGGCCATGACCATGGCGCTCGACAACCTCTCCAACCAGTTGTCCTATGCGTCGGACTTCGACAATGGCGGGGAAGACGTGGCCTATGCGCTCTATGACCTGGCCCGTGCCGGCCGCGTCTCGATGGGCGACCTGCGCTACTATCACGAGGCGCGCCTCTCGGCCTTCGGCTCGCCGCTGGCCCAGGCCCAGCTTGGTGCAGCCCTCTCGCTCTATGGCGATCCGGGTCGGGCCAAGTCGGCCTTCGAAGCGGCCGTTGCCGGTCTATCCGAGCCCGAAAAACGCAATCGTAGCGACTATGGTACGAAGCTGCGCGATACGGCGGGTGTGCTGGCGCTGGCGGCCGAGTTCAAGCCAGACGGCGTAAACCTGACTGCCTTGACCACCCAACTGGCCAAGCTGCGCGATCGCAAGACCTATACGTCGACGCAGGAAGACAGCTGGACGCTGCTGGCTGCGGCGGCGCTCGGCCAGGCGTCGACCGATGGTTCGATCACGCTCAATGGCGAGGCCCTGTCGGGTCAGGTCTATCAGAGCTACGAGCAGACGGACTTTGCCCCTGTCGAGATCGCCAATACCGGCGCAAGCGATACCGAGGCCAAGGTGACGGTCTCGGGCTATCCATCCGTGGCGCCGGACGAGACCAGCAATGGCTTCACCCTGATCCGAGAGTTTTTCAAGCCTGACGGCACGCCGGTCGATATCGAGATCGATCCGATTGCGCAGAACGATCGCTTCGTCGTGGTCCTGACGGTGCGCCCGGGGCAGATGGGCTCGGGTCAATATGTGGTGGCCGATCCGCTGCCGGCGGGCTTCGAGATCGAAAATCCCGATCTGTCGGCCGGCGGTGGCGTGGCGGACTTCAGCTGGCTGCAGCTCGATAGCGCCAACCATGTGGAATCGCGCACCGATCAATATGTCGCGGCCTTCCGCTACTATTCGGACGAGGGCAGCTTCCAGACCGCCTATCTGGTTCGCGCCGTAACGCCTGGCACATTCGTGCTGCCGGGTACTACGGTTGAGGACATGTACCGGCCGGAATACCGGGCCAATACGGCGGCGGGCACGATCGTGGTTTCTTCGACTGGACCATGA
- the pbpC gene encoding penicillin-binding protein 1C produces MRAEPTESMDKGGRWTRWLTITGFSLFVLTCAGAIQLNSMLIGMAQSLPPTPDVATLPVSVAVSDRNGQLLRPFTTRDGRWRLPVEQSAVDPRFIDMLIAYEDRNFATHDGIAWSSMARAAGQFVGAGGRVVSGGSTLTMQVARLIEGEPTRNLWGKVRQMVHADRLDHEFSKDQILDLYLTLAPYGGNIEGVRAASLAYFGKEPARLTTAEAALLVALPQSPEARRPDRDPQAAQRSRDMVLDRLVALGALPEEEAAAAKHEPVPQARRAFPMLAPHMAQQAVKAQPEARSVELTIDRRLQEALERLATGRARILDPKVSVAIVAADIHTGEVLASIGSAGLFATQSAGFVDMTSAIRSPGSTLKPLIYGLAFEQGLAHPQSLIEDRPTAFGAYVPVNFDGFNRGTVTIHDALTESLNIPAVVVLDAVGPAKLVSRIRRAHADPRLPVNTAPSLAVGLGGVGITLRDLVSVYAAIGNGGVPVNLHDGIRPQEVVQHAAPVLDPVAAWYVSDILADVPPPLNGSPGRVAYKTGTSYGYRDAWAIGFDGNTVIGVWVGRPDGAPVPGLAGITGAAPILFEAFDRLGNRKAPLPRAPSGVVFASNAELPSPLKRFRHPDEDLVARDAAPEIAFPGDGVDVDLGLGTGSLSPLMVKVRNGVPPFTYFANGAPIGRPEFARQSSWNPDGPGYVTLSVVDAAGRGDTVTVFLN; encoded by the coding sequence ATGCGGGCTGAGCCGACCGAAAGCATGGACAAGGGCGGGCGATGGACACGCTGGCTGACCATCACCGGCTTCAGCCTGTTCGTTCTGACCTGCGCCGGCGCCATCCAGCTCAATTCCATGCTGATCGGCATGGCGCAGAGCCTGCCGCCGACGCCCGATGTGGCGACGCTGCCGGTCTCGGTGGCCGTGTCCGACCGCAACGGGCAATTGCTGCGGCCGTTCACGACCAGAGATGGACGCTGGCGGCTACCGGTCGAGCAGAGCGCGGTCGATCCGCGTTTCATCGACATGCTCATCGCCTATGAGGATCGCAATTTCGCAACGCATGACGGCATCGCCTGGTCGTCGATGGCGCGTGCGGCAGGCCAGTTCGTCGGAGCAGGGGGACGGGTCGTTTCGGGTGGATCCACCCTCACGATGCAGGTGGCCCGGCTCATCGAAGGCGAGCCGACGCGGAACCTCTGGGGCAAGGTTCGGCAGATGGTCCATGCGGACCGGCTGGACCATGAGTTCAGCAAGGACCAGATCCTCGACCTCTACCTGACTCTCGCCCCCTATGGCGGCAATATCGAAGGGGTTCGTGCGGCAAGCCTTGCCTATTTCGGCAAGGAGCCTGCGCGATTGACCACGGCCGAGGCGGCGCTGCTTGTGGCCCTGCCGCAGAGTCCCGAGGCGCGGCGACCCGATCGTGATCCGCAGGCGGCCCAGCGCAGCCGCGACATGGTGCTCGACCGCCTCGTCGCCCTGGGCGCGCTGCCCGAGGAAGAGGCCGCTGCTGCCAAGCATGAGCCGGTGCCGCAGGCGCGTCGCGCCTTTCCGATGCTGGCCCCGCATATGGCGCAGCAGGCGGTCAAGGCGCAGCCCGAGGCGCGGAGCGTCGAGCTCACGATCGACCGGCGGTTGCAGGAGGCGCTGGAGCGCCTTGCCACCGGTCGGGCGCGCATACTCGATCCAAAAGTTTCCGTCGCCATCGTCGCCGCCGATATCCATACCGGCGAAGTGCTGGCCTCCATCGGTTCGGCCGGGCTTTTTGCCACCCAGAGCGCCGGCTTTGTCGACATGACCTCGGCGATCCGTTCTCCGGGGTCCACGCTCAAGCCGCTGATCTATGGCCTTGCCTTCGAACAGGGGCTCGCCCATCCGCAGAGCCTGATCGAGGATCGGCCGACCGCCTTCGGTGCCTATGTGCCGGTCAATTTCGACGGCTTCAATCGCGGCACGGTCACCATTCACGACGCGCTGACGGAGTCGCTCAACATTCCCGCCGTGGTCGTGCTCGATGCCGTGGGGCCGGCCAAGCTGGTGTCGCGCATCCGACGCGCCCATGCCGACCCGCGGCTGCCGGTGAATACGGCGCCAAGTCTGGCGGTCGGTCTGGGGGGCGTCGGGATCACTCTGCGCGATCTGGTGTCGGTCTATGCCGCCATCGGCAATGGCGGGGTGCCGGTCAATCTGCATGACGGGATCAGACCGCAAGAAGTCGTCCAGCATGCTGCGCCGGTGCTGGATCCGGTGGCGGCCTGGTATGTTTCCGACATTCTCGCCGACGTCCCGCCGCCCCTGAACGGTTCGCCCGGTCGTGTGGCCTACAAGACCGGCACGTCCTATGGCTATCGCGACGCCTGGGCCATTGGATTTGACGGCAATACCGTCATCGGCGTCTGGGTGGGGCGGCCCGATGGCGCCCCGGTTCCGGGCCTTGCCGGTATTACTGGCGCCGCGCCCATTCTGTTCGAAGCCTTTGACCGCCTCGGCAATCGCAAGGCGCCACTGCCGCGTGCGCCAAGCGGCGTGGTCTTTGCGTCCAACGCCGAATTGCCCAGTCCGCTCAAGCGTTTCCGCCATCCTGACGAAGATCTCGTCGCCCGCGATGCCGCGCCGGAAATCGCCTTTCCGGGTGATGGCGTCGATGTTGACCTGGGGCTCGGCACCGGCTCGTTGTCGCCGCTGATGGTCAAAGTCCGCAACGGTGTGCCGCCCTTCACCTATTTCGCCAATGGCGCACCGATCGGTCGTCCCGAATTTGCCCGTCAGAGCAGCTGGAATCCTGACGGGCCGGGCTATGTGACGCTGTCGGTGGTCGATGCGGCAGGGCGGGGCGATACGGTCACGGTGTTTCTCAATTAG
- a CDS encoding curlin, which yields MKFAKTITAALIATATLSAPAMAGGQFSFSYLPSKAEHQQALGAGLQIYSLVKGLSSKGANVSQNGNNNAAGFNQNGYGNNGLIVQEGNGHQGQVQQYGNGNNCGLFQFGKNSQGQCAQYGNGQSSITTVFGF from the coding sequence ATGAAATTCGCCAAGACTATCACCGCAGCCCTGATCGCCACCGCAACCCTGTCTGCCCCTGCCATGGCCGGCGGCCAGTTCAGCTTCAGCTATTTGCCGAGCAAGGCCGAGCATCAGCAGGCGCTAGGCGCGGGTCTCCAGATCTATTCGCTGGTCAAGGGCCTGTCGTCCAAAGGCGCCAATGTCAGCCAGAACGGCAACAACAATGCCGCCGGCTTCAACCAGAACGGCTATGGCAACAATGGCCTGATCGTCCAGGAGGGCAATGGCCACCAGGGTCAGGTCCAGCAATATGGCAATGGCAACAACTGCGGCCTGTTCCAGTTCGGCAAGAACAGCCAGGGCCAATGCGCCCAGTATGGCAACGGCCAGTCCAGCATCACCACGGTCTTCGGCTTCTAG
- the csgH gene encoding curli-like amyloid fiber formation chaperone CsgH: MSISTRTGTVALGLILAAIAATAGMANSGTASSGVECGIVRTSQGGMQQLQATILSPKAVSGEYRLTIQSASNGGSSNISQSGEFVARANEQTTLASVTVTAGARSTVTFELTANGKKYDCSQDLVRQL; encoded by the coding sequence ATGAGCATCTCGACCCGCACCGGCACCGTCGCACTGGGCCTCATCCTCGCCGCAATCGCCGCCACCGCCGGCATGGCCAATTCGGGCACCGCGAGCAGCGGTGTCGAATGCGGCATTGTCCGGACCAGCCAGGGCGGCATGCAGCAGCTGCAGGCAACGATCCTGAGCCCCAAGGCGGTCAGCGGCGAATATCGCCTGACCATCCAGAGCGCCAGCAATGGCGGCTCATCCAACATCAGCCAGAGCGGCGAATTCGTCGCCAGGGCCAATGAACAGACCACGCTCGCCAGCGTCACCGTCACTGCCGGCGCCCGCAGCACCGTGACCTTCGAACTCACGGCAAACGGCAAGAAATACGATTGCAGCCAGGACCTTGTCCGCCAGCTTTGA
- a CDS encoding curlin: MIRPLIITAVAALAISAMAAPVLSNDVFVNQYGWGNQAGGQQNGWYNKFGVHQTGKWNSATGKQNGGNNVGAVGQQGKWNNAQTNQNGWNNAAGVGQFGNNHNAIITQDGNGNITAGVHTGNGCSANVIQGGSGNVTAFVQACP; this comes from the coding sequence ATGATCCGCCCGCTCATCATCACCGCCGTCGCCGCTCTCGCCATCAGCGCCATGGCAGCCCCGGTTCTGTCCAACGATGTCTTCGTCAACCAGTATGGCTGGGGCAACCAGGCCGGCGGCCAGCAGAACGGCTGGTACAACAAGTTCGGCGTGCACCAGACCGGCAAGTGGAACAGCGCCACCGGCAAGCAGAATGGCGGCAATAACGTCGGTGCCGTCGGCCAGCAGGGCAAGTGGAACAATGCCCAGACCAACCAGAACGGCTGGAACAATGCCGCCGGCGTCGGTCAGTTCGGCAACAACCACAACGCCATCATTACCCAGGACGGCAATGGCAACATCACCGCCGGCGTCCATACCGGCAATGGCTGCAGCGCCAATGTCATCCAGGGCGGCTCGGGCAATGTCACTGCCTTCGTCCAGGCCTGCCCCTGA